Genomic window (Drosophila willistoni isolate 14030-0811.24 chromosome 2L unlocalized genomic scaffold, UCI_dwil_1.1 Seg196, whole genome shotgun sequence):
TTAGcaaaaatgtaattttgtTGGCTTGACACTGCCGTAGACACCATTAGTTGTAGCTGGCCACTTGTAGTCATCGAAACGCTCTTGGTCAAGGGGTTCGTAAAGGGTTTCCCTAATTCTTTCGTCCACAATACTGTGGCGGAAACGCTGATTGAGACGACGTTGTGCCGCATATTTGGCAAAGTGTTTATCAC
Coding sequences:
- the LOC6640575 gene encoding uncharacterized protein LOC6640575 gives rise to the protein MPYDCVTTDEVNYQRYKSDRAEKTHNHWVRTLSWYPKEQASNYIRIDQIHHESRRQYGDKHFAKYAAQRRLNQRFRHSIVDERIRETLYEPLDQERFDDYKWPATTNGVYGSVKPTKLHFC